The Nocardia vinacea genome contains the following window.
GAGAACCGCGGCGGCTTCTGCGAAGCCGGGCTCGTCGACCACCTTGCGGTTGCCCTGATCGGCGACGATGACCGCGGCGATCTTCTCCTGCACCAGCGGATCCGAGCCCAGCGCGCCAAGGGTTTTCACCAGGTCGGTCGGCCGGTTGAAGGTCGGCATGCCGACCGCGATGGTGCCCGCACCGGGCGCCTCGACCGGTGCGTACCAACCGCCCGCGAGCAGCGTGACTGCCGTATCGGTGGTGATATCGAACCAGATCCAGCCACCATCCTCGAACGGGCCGAGGTCGGTCTCGAATTCCACGTGCACGGATTCGGTGCCGGGTGCTACCGCGAATTCCTTGCCCTGCACGTGGATTCGCGAACCGTCCGCCTTCGAACGGTAGACGTCCACACGGCCGTGCCCGGCGAGTTCCAGCCGCAGCACCACCGACTTCAGGATGCTCCAGCGCCGCCAGTAGCTCGCGGGCAACGCATTGAAGTAGGTGCAGAACGACACCTCCGACTCCGCGCCCACCGACAGCGAGGTGCGGGTGGTGGCGTGCGCGCGCCGGGCGTTGGTCAGCGATTCCTCCAGGTAGAGGGTGCGCACGTCCAGCGGTTCACCCGGCCGGGGCAGGATGATGCGCTGCAGCAGCGACTTCGCGCGGGTTTCGGTGGTCATATCTTCCAGGATCGATTGGGAGGTCATTCGTCGCTTTCATCCGAAAGAGTTTCGCCCGACTCCAGGTGCGGCCGCAGGACATTGTCGAACATGCTGAGCGCGCTGCCGATCGCCATATGCATATCCAGGTACTGGTAGGTGCCGAGGCGACCACCGAAAAGCACCTTGGCCGCTGCGGTTTCCTTCTTCGCCAGCGCCCGGTACGCGGTGAGCTTGGCGCGGTCCTCCGGCGTATTGATCGGGTAGTACGGCTCGTCACCGGTCTGCGCGAAACGGGAGAATTCGCGCATGATCACGGTCTTGTCGTTCGGGTAGCTCTCACGCTCCGGGTGGAAGTGCCGCGGTTCGATAATGCGGGTGTAGGGCACATCCGAATCGTTGTAGTTCATCACCGAGGCGCCCTGGAAGTCACCGGTTTCGAGCACTTCGGTCTCGAAATCGATAGTGCGCCAGCCGAGTTCGCCCTCGCTGTAGTCGAAGTAGCGGTCCACCGGTCCGGTGTAGACGACCGGGGCGTCCGGGTTCTCGGCGCGGATCTGCTCGCGCACGTCGAACCAGTCGGTGTTCAGCCGGACCTCGATGAGCTCGGAGGCGGCCATATTCTCCAGCCACTTCGTGTAGCCCTCTTTGGGCAGACCCTCGTAC
Protein-coding sequences here:
- the glf gene encoding UDP-galactopyranose mutase, translated to MTVASSPGNSANSASQFDLIVVGSGFFGLTVAERAANLLGKRVLVIDRRYHLGGNAYSEPEPQTGIEVHKYGAHLFHTSNKRVWDYVTQFTEFTGYQHRVFAMHKGQAYQFPMGLGLISQFFGRYFTPEEARKLIAEQASEVETKDAQNLEEKAISLIGRPLYEAFVRDYTAKQWQTDPKELPAGNITRLPVRYTFDNRYFNDTYEGLPKEGYTKWLENMAASELIEVRLNTDWFDVREQIRAENPDAPVVYTGPVDRYFDYSEGELGWRTIDFETEVLETGDFQGASVMNYNDSDVPYTRIIEPRHFHPERESYPNDKTVIMREFSRFAQTGDEPYYPINTPEDRAKLTAYRALAKKETAAAKVLFGGRLGTYQYLDMHMAIGSALSMFDNVLRPHLESGETLSDESDE